The Streptomyces noursei ATCC 11455 sequence GTGAAGCGCTCCTACGCCCTTGCGGTGTCCGTTCTCGTCCTGTTGTCCGGTACGGCCGTGGCGGCCAACGCGGCCGGCACGCCGCGCGGCGGCCCCGCCACCGCGCCCGCACGGCACCACCTGTCGGCCGACGCGGCCTGGTGCGCGCAGCAGGGCGGCACGGCGGAGACCCGCGTGCCCTACTACACCAGCACCGGCAACAAGATCACCCCGCTGGGCGGTGAGCGCGAGATGTGCCTCTTCACCGCCGGCGACGGCAGCAAGATCATGATCGGCGCGGACACCCTGGCCGCGGACAAGCCGACCCTGGCCGCGCTCGCCTACGTCCGCAAGCCCGGCGGCCCGAGCAGCCCCGGCAACCCCTCCATCGCCTACTGCCAGGGCATCAACGGCACCGCCATGTTCGGCAACCGGCCCACCGACGGCGGCGGTTGGGGCCCCAGGAACGAGACCGACCCCTCGAAGGCGACCTCCGCCTGCATGTTCGCCGACGGCTCGGTGATCGACGCCTGGGGGCTGAAGTACCACCAGGGCGGCGTCATCCGCGGCGCCGACCTGACGAAGAAGTTCCGCGCCGCCATTCCGGGGGCGTGACGGCGGGCGGCGCTGCCGGGTCGGGCGGTGTCCGGTGCGGCGGGAGCACGTGCCGGACACCACCCGGCGGACGGGACCGTGCGGGCAGGGCCCTGGGGCCTGTCCGATTGGTCATGGCCGGGTCCGACCCTGACCCATCGGGCAGGGCCCTGGAGACTCCACGACACCGTGCCGTCCGCGGAGACCAGAACGGCGAGGACGACGAGGTCGGCGACGCCGAGGGCGATACCGGACCCAGCCGACCGACCCGCATCACCCCCGGCCGCCAATCGACCAGGATTCCGATTCCGGCATCAAGAAATTCCCCTCGCCAATCCCTGTCCCCCCTCCTCTTTCCGCAATCGAAAACAGAACGCGGAACGGTCGCCCGCCCGCACCGGACGACACCCGACGGGCGGCGGACCGGAGAACGACAGGCGGCGGCGAGCAGGGGCGAGAGGCGGGCGGGCAGGGGCGGACCGAGGGCGGCTCACCAGGTCACCACAGACCATCACCTTTAGGACATACGTTCACGATGTAACTTGAACGTGAAGGCTCGCGATTCGTACCGTATGGAACGCGATCAGGAGGCATGGCATCGAGTTCATGCCCGCACAGGGGGAGCATCGCCCATGACGAGGAAGACGACCGCGGGGTTCGCCGTCACGGACACGGCGCCGGCGCAGGCACCGCCCGACCGCCACTAGGGTCCGTCCGACCCTGACCCGGAGGACAGACGCCCGGCCACGTCCGGCAAGTCCCGCCTGCCGGGCCGCACTCCACGCCCGACCGGCACCGCCCACGCCCAACAGGCCCCTTCCCTGGGCGACTTCGGCGCCGCCGCCCTCCGCGCCCGAGTGCGCCGCGTGACGCGTGACGTCCGGCGGTGCCGAGCGGAACCGCCCGGCACCGCCGAGCCGTGCGTCCCTTCGGTCTGGCCAGCCGGCCCCACCCCCGCAGTCACAGTCATTGGAGGCACAGTGCGACACGGTCGCATATCCGTCTGCACAGGTCCGGCCGTCCTCGCCCTCGCTCTCGGACTGTGGGGCCTCACCCGCGAGCACAGCATGTGGCGTGACGAGGCGGCGACATGGCAGGCGGCGCATCGGTCGCTGGCTGAGATAGCGCACATGGTCGGCCAGGCCGACGTCGTCCACGGCCTCTACTACGCGGTGATGCACGCGGTGTTCGCCCTCTTCGGTGACAGCCTGGTCACCCTGCGGCTGCCCTCGGTGCTCGCCACCGCCACCGCGTGCGGCCTGACCGCACTGGTCGGCGCCCGGCTCGCCGGACGCTGGGCCGGGATGGCGGCCGGCTGTGCGCTGGCGCTCGTCCCGGCGGTTCAGGAGCACGCCCAGGAGGGGCGGTCCTATGCCTTCGTCCTCGCCTTCGTGATGCTCGCGACCTGGCTGCTGGTGGGGGCCCTCGCGCGGCCGACCGGTCGGCGGTGGGCCTGGTACGCGGGGGCCGTGCTGGTGGCCGCGTGGCTCAACTGGTTCTCACTGTTCGCACTCGCCGCGCATGCCGTCACCCTGGTGTGCGTCCACGCCGACCGCGCCCGCCGGGTCGGGTGGGGGCTCGCCGCCTCCGGGGCCGTCGTCGGATCCCTGCCGGTGATCCTGACCAGTCGCAGCCAGGTCTCACTGGTCTCCTGGATCAAGCCGCTCGGCTGGTCGACCGTGCTCGGTGTGCTGATCACCGTGACGATCGCGGCCCTCTGCGCGCTCCTGCCACGGGCGCGCCGCCCCGAGCGCACGCAAGCGGGAGAGCCGCACGGACGGGTGACCCTCGCGGCCGTCGCGCTGCCGCTCTGCGCGGTGCCGCAACTCGGCCTGGCGTTGGTCTCCGTGGTCAAGCCGCTCTACGTCACCCGCTATGTGCTCTTCGCGTACGCAGGTCTCGCGCTCTGCACAGGCGTCCTCGTGGTCACGCTCGCCACGCGCCTGCGGACCCACGCCCGCATACTGCTGCCCGCCACCGTGGCCGTCGCCCTCGTGGCGCTGCTGCCGATCGAGGTCCGGCTGCGCACCATGGAGAGCCGCGTCGACGACGTGCTCACCGCGGCGGCCACCGTCGACCACGTCCGCAGCACCGCCGACGGCGTGCTGTTCCTGCCCGCCGCGCGCCGCGACACCGCCCTCGTCTCGCCCCGGGCGTTCGCGGGTCTGCGGGATCTGGCGCTGGCCCGGGGGCCGGTGGAGTCCGGCACGCTGAAGGGCATAGAGGCCGGGCCGCGGGACATAGAGCGGGCCATGCTGAGCGCCCGACACATCGTGCTCGTCACCGATCCCGGTCCGACCCGGGCCTCCTCCGCTGCCGACCGCACCAAGCGGCGCGTCCTGGACACCTACTTCGTGCGCCGCTCGGACA is a genomic window containing:
- a CDS encoding glycosyltransferase family 39 protein, with product MRHGRISVCTGPAVLALALGLWGLTREHSMWRDEAATWQAAHRSLAEIAHMVGQADVVHGLYYAVMHAVFALFGDSLVTLRLPSVLATATACGLTALVGARLAGRWAGMAAGCALALVPAVQEHAQEGRSYAFVLAFVMLATWLLVGALARPTGRRWAWYAGAVLVAAWLNWFSLFALAAHAVTLVCVHADRARRVGWGLAASGAVVGSLPVILTSRSQVSLVSWIKPLGWSTVLGVLITVTIAALCALLPRARRPERTQAGEPHGRVTLAAVALPLCAVPQLGLALVSVVKPLYVTRYVLFAYAGLALCTGVLVVTLATRLRTHARILLPATVAVALVALLPIEVRLRTMESRVDDVLTAAATVDHVRSTADGVLFLPAARRDTALVSPRAFAGLRDLALARGPVESGTLKGIEAGPRDIERAMLSARHIVLVTDPGPTRASSAADRTKRRVLDTYFVRRSDSVQRGRRVSVYERRVPDRPHSPSATGPKG